In Buchnera aphidicola (Aphis nasturtii), the genomic stretch GAAAATTAATATTTTCATTAAGTGCAATATATTGTTGATTCGATGTTTCTGGTGAATATGATGTAAACATATCATTAATTTTAGACTTTCCAAATTTCCATGCAAAAGAAATCACTGCATCTCCTAAGGTAGGTTTTGATAAGTTCATTATTTTTTCAACACTACTTTTCCATGTGTAATCAAATCTCGTAATAAATTCATCATTAAAAATATATTCGGCACCTAAAGATAAACTAGGGAATACACAACTATGCTTGGTAAAAGTCTTTTTTAAATCTTCTTTAGAAGCTAGATTTTCCCAAAACATCATTCCTCCTAATCGTGTATATAGTCGGAAATCATCTGTAATAGGATAAGATAATTTTGTTGAAATTTGAACATTATTTGCTTGCATATTTTCTTTGGATTTTTGAAACATTAGATGCGGAGAAAATCCAGTTGTGTCATTTTCTATTTCCAAACCAAAATATGGATTAAATTCATATCCTAAAAATAATCCAAACATAGGAGCATTAGTGCTTTGCTCATTTTTTAAACCTTGAATTTCTTTATAGTGTAGAAGATTGAAATTCGACCATCCAACTTTAGCACCTAAGTACCATCCATCATTACTTTTTGATTGAACGCTACTGACTAAACTTACTAATAAAATTAGAATAGTAAGAGCTTTTTTTTTCATTTGAAAACTCCGTTTTGAGATAAATTACTAATAATAAAAACAATTTAAAAGTCTAAAAAACTTAAAACAATCATGATAAATCAAATTATAATATAATCTATTATATAATAAATATTATATTAATAATATAAATCTATATATTTATATTATTTATATAACATTTATAATTTATATATATCTTAAATTATTTATATATATTTTAAATTAGTAAATTTATACATACTTGATTAATAATTTTATTTATTGTTAATAATATTACAATTATTTAAAAAAGATATACCTAAAAAATGTAGACTAATTAAATAAATTATTCCAGTAAAAAATAAGATTGTAAATAAACATATTATTTTAATAAAAAAAGAACTTATATCATACAGAGGTATAAAATATAACATAAAAATTAAAAAAAATGTCATAGAAAATGTTGCAGTTAATAAACGAAAAATAAAAATTAATTGATTAAAATTAAAAGAAATTAACTTTTTTTGATATAATTTCCAATATAATAAAAAAAAGTTGATCCATCCAGCTATGCTAAAAGATAAAGCTAAACCTGCATGTTGTAAATAATAAATTAGAAATGGATTTAAAATTTGTGTTACAGATAAAGTAAAAAGTGCAATGCGTGTTGGGATCTTTATTTCTTGAGATGCATAAAAAGCTGAAGATAAAATTTTAACTAAAATAAATGCAATTAAACCAATAGAATATAATTCTAAGGCTTTTTGTGTCATTAAAACATCAAAATCTGTAAATTTTCCATGTTGGAATAGTATAATAACTAAAGGTTTAGCAAGAATAAATAATATGATAGAAGTAGGTAAAGATAAAATCAAAGCTATTCGACCCCCCCAATGGAGTAATTTTTTATATTCTTTAAATCTGTTTTTTGAATAACTTTTTGACAGAGATGTGAATAAAATTGTACTTAAAGAAACACCTAATACACCTATGGGAAATTCAATTAATCTATCAGCATAATACATCCAAGATATCGAACCTGAATTTAACAATGAATTAAAAATAGCATTAAAAATCAAAGAAATTTGATTTGCAAAAGCTCCAATCAAAGATGGTCCTATTTTTTTTACAACTTTTAAAAGACCAGCATTTTTAAAATTAAATTTTGGAATTATTAGCATTTTTATTTTCAACAAATATGGAAACTGATATATTAATTGGATAACTCCACCTACGATAACAGACCATGCTAATATTAAAATTGGAGGATTAAAGAAATTATTAAAAAAAATAGAAAAAATAATCATAGTAATATTTAAAATACTTGGTGACATCGCAGGAATAGAAAAATAATTCCAACTATTTAAAATAGTAGAATATAACGAAGATAGAGAAATTAATAAAACATAGGGGAACATAATTTCCAATAAAGTAAAAGATACTTGAAATTTGTGAAATGAATGAGTAAAACCTGGCGCACTGAATTCAATTAAATAATTAGAAAATATTATCCCTAATATTATTATAATAGATAAAACTAAAATAATTAAACCTAACAAAGATGCGATAAAATCTTTTGTATGATTTATTTTTTCATTTGATTTATAATATATTAAAATAGGAATAAAAGATTGTGAAAAAGCACCTTCAAAAAATAAGCGACGTAATAAATTTGGAATTTTAAAAGCTAAAAAAAAAGCATCAGTATAAATAGAAACGCCAAAAATATGAGCGATTACAAGATCTCTAAAAAAACCTAATATACGTGAAATTAATGTCATAAAACTAAGAGAAAATAAAGATTTTAAAATATTCATATTAAACTAAAACCTAAACAAATTAAAACACTATAATTTAGAAGATATTTTATTTAAATACAAAAAAATTTTCTTACTTATAAAATATTTACATACTATAAAAGCAAATGACTCTTAAACACATTTACTACATTTAAATTAAATTTGAAAAATGTCTTGTTTAAAAAAAATAAAAATAATCAAACCTGATGATTGGCATGTTCATCTCAGAGATGAGAAAATTTTAAAAAAAATTCTAAGATACACTGAAATGTTTTATCAACGTGCAATAATCATGCCTAATCTTAATCAACCGATTATAGATTATAAGAAAGCTATTTTCTATAAACATAGAATTATAAATGCGACTCAGTTAAATACTAAATTTGAACCATTAATGATTTGTTATTTAACCAAAGAAACATGTTTAAAAGAACTACAATATGGTTTTTTACGAAATATATTTATAGGAGCAAAATTATATCCTAATCAATCCACAACAAACTCAAACACAGGTATAAGTAAAATCAGTGAAATTTTTCACGTATTAGAATTGATGCAAAAAATGAAAATGCCATTATTAATACATGGTGAAGAAAGCAATATTAATATTGATATTTATGATAGAGAAGCTAAATTTATTGAAACAACGATGATCCCATTACGTAAAACATTTCCAGAATTAAAAATCATATTAGAACATATTACTACTAAAGAAGCTGTTGATTATATCGAAGAAAATAATTCATCATATTTAGCAGGAACTATCACACCACATCATTTAATGTTAAATCGAAATAATATGTTTATTAACGGAATTCAACCTAATCTATATTGTTTACCTATTTTAAAAAGAAAAGTACATCAAAATGCTTTAAGAAAAGCTATATCTAATGGAAGCACAAGATTTTTTTTAGGCAGCGATAGTGCTCCACATCTTTATAAGCATAAAATTAATATATTTGGATGCGCAGGAATATTTAATGCTCCATCATCTTTGTTATGCTACATCACTGTTTTTGAAGAAATGAAAGCATTAAAACATTTTGAATCTTTTTGTTCAAAAAATGGACCAAATTTCTATAATTTACCAATAAACCAAAAAACTATCACATTAATAAAAAAACCTTATAAAATTTTAAAAAAAATCAGTATTGGGAAAGATTTTATCATGCCTTTTTTATCTGGAGAAACCTTGGAATGGTCTATTTTATAAATATTAATTCTTAAAATATTACTCATACAATGTTTCAGACTTAATGACATTAATTCTATAATTCCCCATTAATATCATAAATAGTATTATTGTTATAAGATTTATAAAAATTTAAAAAATTCTGATTTAAATAAAATTTATGTTTTATTAATTTTTTATTTTTGAGATTTATTTTATTTAAAGATATACATTTATTTTTTATCTTATTTACATAATAATTTCTTGATTTATTAAATTGCAAATAAGAGGAAGTAATATGATATGTTTTTTCAAGAGATAGCTGTATTTTTTTTAAGCAATTTAATTTATTTAAAAAAAATTTTTTTTTTCTACAATATAAGATAACTTTTTTATATCAGTATGAGAATTTAATAAAATTTCATGTTCTTCATGCATAATTTTATCTAATGTAAGAAGAACATTATCTATTTTTTGAAATACATCAATTAATTTTTTCATTTTTCTATCCATCTTTTAATTTATATTATTACTAAAATATAATATTATTAATTTTATAAAACAACTATTACCTCTCCATTATCATTAATTATTCCAGTAAAAATTTTCCTATCTTTAATTTGTACGCGTATTTTTTCTTTAATACCACCATTACCTAATGCTTTTCCAGTAGTAATAATTTCAAAATTTTTGCCTTCAAACTTAATAGTAACCTCTTTATTTAATGTAACTATCCAAAATGCACGCGTCATAGAAGATGTAATTGGTTGAAAAGGAAGAATATCGTGTAAATTTACTCTATTTATAACATCTTTTTTATTCAGATAAATTCCATTAGGAAGTTTATCTAAACGTCCAAATATAACTTTTAAATCTGATTCACTTATTTTTGTACCGCGAAAAATTTTTTTCTTCGCTACAATATAATGTCCCTTAACTTGTAATTCTAATTTTAAAAATTGATGTTGTTTCCCACAAACATATAAAATATCAAATAAACTAAAATTATAAAAATGATTTGATAATAAAAAATATGGTTTTTTACAAATTTGTTTTTTTTTAAAAGGGGTACGTATTAATATTTTAAAATTTTTTGGATTAAGAGAATATTCTTGCTTGAAAAATTCGTTTAAATGATTTATTAAATCATTAGCATTAATTTTAAAAGATAAAAAAAGTAATAAAATAAAAAAAATTTTTAATAATTTCATTTTTTTCCCTTATTAACTGAGAAAAACTAAAATTTAATCTATTAAAGTTAATTAATAAGTATAATATGTTTTAAAATTTTATAAATTTTATTTTAATATGGAGAAGATTTAATAAAAGTTTAATATAAATCTATTTTAAGTTTAAATTTTTTAGGAATTTATAATATAATCATATTTACAAATTAAATTTTTAAATTTAAATTTTTACAAGTAATTTAAAATAAATTTTTAATACCACTAACAAATATAATTTTAAAAATTTTAAATTCACAATAAAACAAGGATATAAATATGTTTGAAAAAATAAATAAAATGTTTAACTTAAATGAAAAATTATTGAATTTATATGCTACAAGAGAAGAAATTTTATCATCGAATATAGCTAATTCTGAAACACCTCAATACAAAGCAATGGATATTAACTTTAAAGACGCGTTTAAAAAAATACTACAACAAAATAAATCTAATGCTTCAAAAGTTACATTACAAAAAACTTCTCAATATCATTTAACACCAAAACTTAAAAAAAATAATATTCCTTTATTCACAATTAAACCTATTCAAACTAAAAATATTAAAATTGATGGGAATACAGTAGATATGAATCGTGAACGTGTGGAATTCATAAAAAATACTTTAAAATACGAAGAAAATTTAATGTTCATAAAAAATGAAATTAAAAACATCATGCATGTATTAAAAGGATAAAAAATATGTCTTTATTTAATATACTTAATATTGCAGGTTCAGCAATGACTGCACAATCAGAAAAAATAAATATTATTGCTACAAATTTAGCAAATGCAGATAGCATAATATATAAAAATGGAAAATATTATCCATATATTGCAAAAAAAGTTATTTTTAAAGCATCTAATGCAAATCAACAAGGAGTAGGAGGGGTTAAAGTAGCTTTAATAGTTAACGATAAAAATCCTATACAAATGATATATGATCCTAATCATCCTCTTTCTAATGAAAAAGGATATGTTTTAAAATCTAACATTAATCCAATTACAGAAACAATAGATCATATTTCTGCTTCAAGAGCTTATCAAGCTAATATAGAAGTATTAAAAACAGCGAAAAATATGATATTAAAAACGCTTTCTATTGGAGAATAAGGAAGAAGAAATGAATAATATTAATACTAATTCTTCTATAAATAATAATGTTAATGAAAAAAAGACTAATGATTTTAATAACACTACAAATCCATTAGATTTACAAAATAATTTTTTAAGTTTATTAATTGCACAAATTAAAAATCAAGATCCTACTGATCCTATTAAAAACACTGAGTTAACATCACAGTTAGCCCAAATTAATACAGCAACTGGAATTGAAAGGTTGAACAATACCGTAGGAAATTTTTCCGATAAAATAAATCAGAATCAAAATATTCAAATCTCGTCATTAATTGGTCATCGAGTTATGATACCTAGTTCACAAATTGTGCATACTAAAAATATGAATACAGAATTTGGAATAGATCTGATTAGCCAAGCAACATCAGTTGAAATAAAAATATTAGATGGAAATGAAAAAGTTTTACATGTAAAACAAATAAAAAATGTAACACCTGGAATATATAGCTTTACATGGGATGGTTTAGATTTAGACAAAAAAATTGTTTCTACTGGAAAATACAATGTCAATGTAACAGCTAAGAATAAAGACAAAGATGTTCCTGTAGAAATTTTATGTGAAGCATTAGTACATAGTATTATTACGTCTTCTAGAGATCCTATAATAGATTTAGGAGCAATGGGTACTACAACATTATCAAAAATTCGTAAAATTTTTAAATAAACATTCATATATTTAAAAATTTTTAAGATTAATTATTAAGGAATAAAAATATGTCAACAATGGAAGCTATTAGTGGATTAATGGCAAATAGTAACAACATAGATGTTGTATCTAACAATATAGCAAATGCTTCTACTATTGGGTTTAAATCTAGTACTCTTTCTTTTTTTGATATAGTATCTAACTCATTTTATTCTACTCAACTCATTGGATCTGGTGTCGGGGTCTCTAATATGAGGCAAAATTTTAGCAATGGAATATTAATGCAAACAGGTAGAGATTTAGACTTAGGTATTGTACAAGATGGTTTTTTTAGAGTATTAAATTCTAAAGGTTATGTATATTATACGCGGAATGGACAATTTTTATTAGATAAAGATAAAAATATTGTAAATATGGATGGAATGTACTTAACTGGTCAAAATCAATTTGATTTACAAAATAATTTAAACAATATATCTAAATTAGAACCTATTAATTTAAAAAAATCTGATATTCTTAAAGCAAAACAAACAAATACTATTACATTACATGCAGATTTAATTGAAAATAATCATCCTTCTACTAATACTATAACAGGTTCTAATGATGATATATCAAATTCAGAAATAAATAATATTACTGTATATGATAATAATGGACAAGCTCAAAATATAAATATTTCTATTGATAAAAACGAAAATGAATGGACTGTCAAAATTGAGTCAAATGATGAAAAAATAAATGATACTGTTCATTTAAAATTTGATTCTCAAGGCAAATTAATTTCTAATTCAAGTGTGCAGATTAAATCAAAAGCATTTAAAAATCTTGTGTTAAACATGGAATGTACATTAAAAAAATCAGAAAATGATAATAATACAATACAACTTTCTCAAAATGGATATCCAGAAGGTCATTTACAATCTTTTGAAATTTTAAACAATGGTGAAATTATAGGTCAGTATACAAATCAAAAAGTAGAAAAAATTGGACAAATATTTTTATCTAAATTTGTTAATCCAGAAAAACTAAAACCTGAAAGTGGAAACGTTTGGTCTGCTACTCAAGAAGCTGGTAATGAAAATATTGGCATTGCAGGAGACAAAGGATTTGGAATTATGATCTCCAAAACTTTAGAATCATCTAATGTTAATTTAAATAAAGAATTAATTAATATGATTGTAGCACAACGTAATTATCAATCTAGCGCACAAGCTTTCAAAACAGAAGATAAAATAATTAATACATTAATAAATTTAAGATAATTTTAAAAATTAGGTATTTTAATGGACAACACAATTTATCAATCAATGAAAGCAGCTATGCGATTATTAGAAAATCAAAATATTATTGCAAATAATTTAGCAAACATATCCACTAATGGTTTTAAAGAAACATTTAATCTTTTTATAATCGATGAAAATGTAAAGAATTTATATAAAACTCGAACACAAAAATATTATAATTTTTTAGAAGGTATGATAACTAATACGCAAAGAAAACTTGATTTAATTATTAAAAATAATGGTTGGTTAGTAATAAAAGATGCAAATGGAAAAGAAGCATATACAAAAAATGGACATTTACAAACAAATGCACAAGGACAGCTTACTATTCAAAACTATAAAGTAGTTGGCAACCAAGGAGATATAAAAATACCAAACAATGTAAATATAAAAATTTTATCTAATGGTACTATTACAGAAATGCAAGAAAAACAAAATAAAATTTTTGAAAAAACAATAGGATCATTAAAATTAGTATGTTTTAAAAAAAATGATCTTATTCAAAAAGATAATGGATTATTTTACTTAAAAAATAGTATGTTTAATCAGAATTTACAAGTACCACATGATAAAACTGTACGTGTACAATCAGAAATGCTAGAAGACAGTAATGTTAATCCGACTAAAAACATGGTTGACATGATATCCAATGCTCGGCAATTTGAAATGAATATGAAAATGATATCAATGTACGATCAAAACGTAGAACGTGCTAACCAACTATTTAATGTAAACAATTAAAAGGATAAAAGTATGATTCCTTCTTTATGGATTTCTAAAACAGGTCTTGATGCCCAACAAATTAATATGAACGTTATTTCAAATAACTTAGCAAACGTTAGTACAAATGGATTTAAACGGTCTAGAGCAGTTTTTGAAGATTTAATGTATCAAACAATACGACAAGCAGGAACAAATTCATCTATTGATACAACTTTACCTTCTGGATTGCAAATAGGTACAGGAGTAAGACCTGTTGCGACCGAAAGAATTCATAGCCAAGGAAACTTATCTAAAACAGATTCTTCAAAAGATGTCGCTATTAATGGACCAGGATTTTTTCAAGTACAATTACCAGATGGAAATATAGCATATACACGAGATGGTTCGTTTCAATTAGATCAGAATGGTCAACTAGTAACTAATAGTGGATTTGCAGTAGTACCTGAAATTAACATTCCTCCAAACTCTACAAATATTAATATAGCAAGAGATGGCATTGTTAGTGTTACTATACAAGGTCAAACACAACCTATTTCTATTGGTCAATTAAATTTAATTAATTTTATTAATGATTCTGGACTAGAAAGTCTAGGAGAAAACTTATACCAAGAAACACAAGCATCTGGAAGCCCAATAGATACTACACCAGGTCTAAATGGTACAGGTTTGTTGTATCAAGGATATGTTGAAACATCAAATGTTAACGTTGCTGAAGAATTAGTAAACATGATTCAAACTCAACGAGCTTACGAAATTAATAGTAAATCTATAAATACTTCAGATCAAATGTTACAAAAATTATCTCAACTATAAAAATTGATTTTAATACTAAAAATAAATTTAAAATTTATATATTAAAATTTTTTTATTAAGGATTATTTTTCCGTGGTAAAGTTATTTAGTTATAAAATTAAATATTATTTAACTATTCTTGCTTTATTAGCTATTCAAAGTTGCTCTTCTATGGAACATCAGCCTTTGGTTAGTGGAATTACTACTGCTATAGCTCCAAATGTTTTTCCTACAACTGCAAATGGCTCACTATTCCAAGAAACTACACCTATTAATTATGGTTATCAACCACTATTTGAGGATCATCGATCCCATAATATTGGAGATACAATAACTATTGTATTACAAGAAAATATCAGTGCAAGCAACAGCTCTTCTTCTAATATGACTCGAAATGGTACAGCAAATTTAGGAATGACAATCACACCAGGACAATTAAATCCTATGTTAGGCTTTAATATTAATGAAAGTAAAACCGGGTTTGATAGTATAGGAAAAAATGATTTTTATGGAAAAGGTAGTCATTCAGCTAAAAACACATTTACTGGACTTATCACTGTAACTGTAAAAAGAGTACTACCAAATGGAAACTTACAAGTAGTTGGTGAAAAACAAGTTGCTATTAATGAAGGAATAGAATTTATTAGATTTTCAGGAGTAGTCAATCCTCATAATATTAATAAAAATAATTTAGTTGCTTCAACTCAAATTGCGGATACACGTATTGAATATGTAAGTAATAGTCGTATTAATGAAACTCAAAAAATGGGTTGGTTACAACGATTGTTATTAAAAATTTCTCCGATTTAATATTAAAAATTAAAAAATAAAATTCTTAATATCATTTAAACTCATAAAGGATTAAAAAATCCTTTATGAGTAAAATTTTTGTATACAGTTAAAAATTATTGATAAATGACATATTATATATTTTGTATATAATATATATTAAAAAAATAGAACTAATAAAGTAAATGTATAAGGTATTTTATGTTTAAAATAATATCGTTATTAAAATTTATTATTTGTATTTTAATAAGTTTTTATTCTTTTGCTCATGCTGAAAAAATACGTGATTTAACTAGTATTGAAGGTATAAGAGATAATCAGCTAATTGGTTATGGTCTAATAGTTGGACTTGATGGAACTGGTGATCAGTCCACACAAGCTCCATTTACTAATCAATCATTATATAATATGCTTTCTCAATTAGGTGTAACTATACCTCCAGATACTAACATGCATCTAAAAAATGTAGCAGCTGTAATAGTTACAGCAAAATTACCGCCATTTAGTCATGCAGGAGAACAAATAGATGTAGTAGTTTCTTCTATGGGTAATGCAAAAAGTCTTAAAGGAGGAACACTATTAATGACTCCTTTAAAAGGTACTGATAATCAAATTTATGCAATTGCTCAAGGAAATATATTAGTATCTGAAAAAATTAATTCTCAAAAAAAAAATAATTTCATTATGCTTAATCAAGTAAATTCAGGAAGAATTAATCATGGAGCTACTATTGAAAAAGAAGTGAATACTGATTTTGGTAGGAAAAAAATAATTAACCTACAATTAAATCAAGAAGATTTTAGCATTGCACAAAAAATAAGTGATATGATTAACACAAAGTATCCTGATACAGCTATAGCAATAAATTCTAAAACAGTACAATTAAACACATATGCTAATAATACAATACAAGTTCATATGCTTTCTAATATTCAAGATATAGATATTTCTATACCATCACAAGAAGCTAGGGTAATAGTTAACCCTAGAACTGGTTCAATTGTAATGAACAAAGAAGTAAGGTTAGGAACATGCATTATTGCTCATAAAAATTTATCTATAATTATTAATAAAATAATTAAAAAAAATAGTCATTTAAACTTTTTGCAATCAGTTCAAAATAACAAATCAGATTTATTAAAAAATATTAATAATAAAAATTATATTGAAAATGAAACATATAATAATGATAGTTTAAACAACATAATACAAGCATTAAACGCTTTAGGAACAAAACCAGATGAATTAATATCTATTCTTCAATCAATGAAAAGTGCAGGTTGTCTCCATGCTAAATTGGAAATTATTTAATGAAAAATTATTTATCTTTATTTAATATAACAAATTACCATGCTAAATTAGTTGACGATTTAAAATATCAAGTCAAAACCAATCCTAAAAAATATATTTTAGAAACAGCTAAACAAGTAGAAGGTATTTTTATTCATATGTTATTAAAAAGCATGCGATATTCTATCACAGAAGGAAATTTATTAGATAATAATCAAAGTCGCTTATATACTGAAATATATGATGAACAAATTTCAAAAGAATTAACTAAAAAAGGCATTGGATTAACAAATATTATTTTAAAACAAATCGAACAAAAAAAATTATATATATAACAATTTCTTAAGGGAGACTATATGAGTTCTATACTAACTGCTACTATTTCAAGTATTGATGCTATTAAAATATTAATTGACAATACATCAGAAAAAGTTTTAAATCCAAATTATAGAAATTCATCAGAACGTATTTCAATAGAAAATAATGTAGATTCATCTAATGCTAATGCAGGAGTAAAAATACAAAAGGTATATGATGAATATAACAATTTTATTGAAGAAGAAAAGCGAAGAACCAGTGAACGAGTGCAAGATGAAGAAACAAGAATTGAACAATATATAAAACTAGAAGATTTATTTGTTAAAAAAATACATATTTTTAATGACTTAATGAACAAATTATATTCTTCTATTCAAGAAAATATTTCAAATCGAAATCAAAACGTATTTAATGAAGAAATAGAGAGAAATTTAAAAAATGTTGTAGATGAATTGAAAAATTTTAATACCGAATTAACATTTTTAGAAAATGACATTAAAAATATTATATCAGAGAAAATAAAAAAAGCAAATATCTTAATTAATCAAATTTATAATCTTAATATTGATATTCATTATTTTCCAGTCAAGCAAGCTCCTAACGGAATTTATAAATACATTGATCAAAGAGATAAACTAGTTGATGAATTAAATGACATTATCGGTGTTACAGTAGTTAAAGAAAATGATAACTTTGAAGTACGTTTGAATAGTGGAATGTGTCTTATTAATAATGATAAAAAGAAAAATTTAATGATCCTTACATCTGATACTGACAAAAAATATATTAGTGTTGGATATTGGGATGATAACGAAAAAACACTGAAAAAAATGGAACATATGATTCCAAGCGGATCTTTAGGAGGTCTTCTTGCGTTTCGAAGAGAAGAATTACAAAATGCTAGAAACAAGCTTGGACAACTAACTGTAAATTTTGCTGACAGTATTAATGAAAATCATACATTAGGGTATGATATGCTTGGTAATATTGGGAAACAAGTATTCAATATTAGTACACCTGAAATTATATCTAGCTCAAATAACAAATCTAATCCTTTTACATCTATCCAATGGATATCCACAAGTAATGCACAAGATAGTAACTATATAGTATATATGAGAAATAATAATTGGACGGTGCAAAGATTAAGCGATAAAACAACATTTGAACCAGAAATATATCACAATAACAATAATGTATATCTTACCTTTGACGGCATGGAGTTAAAAATTGAGGGAAATAATAATGAAGGTAATATGTATATGATTAAACCATATGATAAAACATTAGATGAACTAGAGTTGTTAATTGTAGAAAATAGTCCATTTGCATTTTCTTCAACAGATGACGTAAGCCAGCAAAATA encodes the following:
- the flgB gene encoding flagellar basal body rod protein FlgB — encoded protein: MFEKINKMFNLNEKLLNLYATREEILSSNIANSETPQYKAMDINFKDAFKKILQQNKSNASKVTLQKTSQYHLTPKLKKNNIPLFTIKPIQTKNIKIDGNTVDMNRERVEFIKNTLKYEENLMFIKNEIKNIMHVLKG
- the flgA gene encoding flagellar basal body P-ring formation chaperone FlgA — translated: MKLLKIFFILLLFLSFKINANDLINHLNEFFKQEYSLNPKNFKILIRTPFKKKQICKKPYFLLSNHFYNFSLFDILYVCGKQHQFLKLELQVKGHYIVAKKKIFRGTKISESDLKVIFGRLDKLPNGIYLNKKDVINRVNLHDILPFQPITSSMTRAFWIVTLNKEVTIKFEGKNFEIITTGKALGNGGIKEKIRVQIKDRKIFTGIINDNGEVIVVL
- a CDS encoding flagellar hook assembly protein FlgD is translated as MNNINTNSSINNNVNEKKTNDFNNTTNPLDLQNNFLSLLIAQIKNQDPTDPIKNTELTSQLAQINTATGIERLNNTVGNFSDKINQNQNIQISSLIGHRVMIPSSQIVHTKNMNTEFGIDLISQATSVEIKILDGNEKVLHVKQIKNVTPGIYSFTWDGLDLDKKIVSTGKYNVNVTAKNKDKDVPVEILCEALVHSIITSSRDPIIDLGAMGTTTLSKIRKIFK
- the murJ gene encoding murein biosynthesis integral membrane protein MurJ encodes the protein MNILKSLFSLSFMTLISRILGFFRDLVIAHIFGVSIYTDAFFLAFKIPNLLRRLFFEGAFSQSFIPILIYYKSNEKINHTKDFIASLLGLIILVLSIIIILGIIFSNYLIEFSAPGFTHSFHKFQVSFTLLEIMFPYVLLISLSSLYSTILNSWNYFSIPAMSPSILNITMIIFSIFFNNFFNPPILILAWSVIVGGVIQLIYQFPYLLKIKMLIIPKFNFKNAGLLKVVKKIGPSLIGAFANQISLIFNAIFNSLLNSGSISWMYYADRLIEFPIGVLGVSLSTILFTSLSKSYSKNRFKEYKKLLHWGGRIALILSLPTSIILFILAKPLVIILFQHGKFTDFDVLMTQKALELYSIGLIAFILVKILSSAFYASQEIKIPTRIALFTLSVTQILNPFLIYYLQHAGLALSFSIAGWINFFLLYWKLYQKKLISFNFNQLIFIFRLLTATFSMTFFLIFMLYFIPLYDISSFFIKIICLFTILFFTGIIYLISLHFLGISFLNNCNIINNK
- a CDS encoding flagellar hook protein FlgE is translated as MSTMEAISGLMANSNNIDVVSNNIANASTIGFKSSTLSFFDIVSNSFYSTQLIGSGVGVSNMRQNFSNGILMQTGRDLDLGIVQDGFFRVLNSKGYVYYTRNGQFLLDKDKNIVNMDGMYLTGQNQFDLQNNLNNISKLEPINLKKSDILKAKQTNTITLHADLIENNHPSTNTITGSNDDISNSEINNITVYDNNGQAQNINISIDKNENEWTVKIESNDEKINDTVHLKFDSQGKLISNSSVQIKSKAFKNLVLNMECTLKKSENDNNTIQLSQNGYPEGHLQSFEILNNGEIIGQYTNQKVEKIGQIFLSKFVNPEKLKPESGNVWSATQEAGNENIGIAGDKGFGIMISKTLESSNVNLNKELINMIVAQRNYQSSAQAFKTEDKIINTLINLR
- the pyrC gene encoding dihydroorotase is translated as MSCLKKIKIIKPDDWHVHLRDEKILKKILRYTEMFYQRAIIMPNLNQPIIDYKKAIFYKHRIINATQLNTKFEPLMICYLTKETCLKELQYGFLRNIFIGAKLYPNQSTTNSNTGISKISEIFHVLELMQKMKMPLLIHGEESNINIDIYDREAKFIETTMIPLRKTFPELKIILEHITTKEAVDYIEENNSSYLAGTITPHHLMLNRNNMFINGIQPNLYCLPILKRKVHQNALRKAISNGSTRFFLGSDSAPHLYKHKINIFGCAGIFNAPSSLLCYITVFEEMKALKHFESFCSKNGPNFYNLPINQKTITLIKKPYKILKKISIGKDFIMPFLSGETLEWSIL
- a CDS encoding OmpA family protein, yielding MKKKALTILILLVSLVSSVQSKSNDGWYLGAKVGWSNFNLLHYKEIQGLKNEQSTNAPMFGLFLGYEFNPYFGLEIENDTTGFSPHLMFQKSKENMQANNVQISTKLSYPITDDFRLYTRLGGMMFWENLASKEDLKKTFTKHSCVFPSLSLGAEYIFNDEFITRFDYTWKSSVEKIMNLSKPTLGDAVISFAWKFGKSKINDMFTSYSPETSNQQYIALNENINFPFNSTELRPISYDKLKKINDEINNIKSKKVYITLSGHTDRIGNKEYNQKLSEDRAYSIKNYFTSHGVPENTINIQGMGNQYPLTDQICKDIESRPLLISCLAPDRRVEIEVSADQ
- the flgC gene encoding flagellar basal body rod protein FlgC, producing the protein MSLFNILNIAGSAMTAQSEKINIIATNLANADSIIYKNGKYYPYIAKKVIFKASNANQQGVGGVKVALIVNDKNPIQMIYDPNHPLSNEKGYVLKSNINPITETIDHISASRAYQANIEVLKTAKNMILKTLSIGE